One stretch of Miscanthus floridulus cultivar M001 chromosome 18, ASM1932011v1, whole genome shotgun sequence DNA includes these proteins:
- the LOC136521238 gene encoding uncharacterized protein, with translation MASYNLEHGAQMWYLQVQTDEGTPSWRRFKELLNLRYGPPLRSAPLAELAECRHTSTAAEYQDRFQALLPRAGPLEEMQRVQLFTGGLQPPLSIDARIQNPQTMATAMSLACQFELWEQYAAPATRPSAHPLLLAPAARLALLAPMGAKPAAPTTITIERRTIKRLS, from the coding sequence ATGGCCTCCTACAACCTCGAACACGGTGCGCAGATGTGGTACCTCCAGGTACAGACGGACGAGGGCACGCCGTCCTGGCGCCGCTTCAAGGAGCTGCTGAACCTGCGCTATGGTCCACCACTGCGCTCTGCGCCGCTGGCCGAACTAGCAGAGTGCCGGCACACCAGCACGGCCGCCGAGTACCAAGACCGGTTTCAGGCGCTCCTCCCTCGCGCTGGCCCACTCGAGGAGATGCAGCGGGTCCAACTCTTCACAGGGGGGCTCCAGCCACCGCTcagcatcgacgccaggatccaaaATCCCCAAACCATGGCCACTGCAATGAGTTTGGCTTGCCAGTTCGAACTGTGGGAGCAGTACGCCGCCCCGGCTACCCGACCTTCGGCTCACCCTCTACTGCTGGCCCCGGCCGCCAGGCTGGCCCTGCTTGCACCGATGGGTGCCAAACCGGCCGCGCCCACGACCATCACCATCGAGCGCCGCACGATCAAGCGTCTCTCATAG